The Corylus avellana chromosome ca8, CavTom2PMs-1.0 genome has a segment encoding these proteins:
- the LOC132190724 gene encoding UPF0481 protein At3g47200-like, with the protein MERKQMSHLIDIEDPHVPLEDSMGKEFQSLSLLSPACSIYRVPDRLRHLKQKAYAPKVVSIGPLRHGGSEALKAMEEHKMRYLRDFVGRTGQTLKFFIDVVREKEAKLRECYAETINFTSEKFLKIILVDAAFILEVLLKSSSPKLLEENDRIFDKPWLIQDVWADMLLLENQLPFFILEHLFNSYKTDVLLQNDGTTLTINKLTVDFFKSRMESPGIEERWEEILYGDFKIEHFVDLLRHVQFKPDDDEIATRRNMKLRTLTTPSATELHEAGVLFKVREKSKNLFDIKFEKGKLEIPSFILSDEKEYSIRNSLAFEQCHCSDENYINDYVILIGRLVETRRDIDLLVKQGIIENRISNSRDGSLLLNKLADGAILDQEKFYFAALFGELNKYYNTSWHRWKAHLKQRYFRTPWAGVSLLAAVFLLILTIVQTVCSLAAFFPTLDPSSN; encoded by the coding sequence atggaaagaaagcaAATGAGCCATTTAATCGACATAGAAGACCCTCATGTTCCATTGGAAGATTCAATGGGAAAGGAGTTTCAAAGCTTGTCTCTCTTATCCCCTGCATGTAGCATCTATAGAGTTCCTGACCGACTACGTCATCTCAAGCAAAAAGCATATGCACCAAAGGTTGTCTCCATTGGCCCCCTACGTCATGGTGGTAGTGAAGCCTTAAAAGCCATGGAAGAACATAAAATGAGGTACCTGCGAGATTTCGTTGGACGGACTGGGCAAACCTTGAAGTTTTTTATTGACGTTGTAAGGGAGAAGGAAGCAAAACTTCGTGAATGTTATGCAGAAACCATTAATTTTACAAGtgaaaaatttctcaaaatcattCTGGTGGATGCTGCCTTCATCCTTGAGGTCTTACTCAAGTCCTCCAGCCCTAAACTCCTAGAAGAAAACGACCGCATATTTGACAAACCCTGGTTGATACAAGATGTTTGGGCCGACATGCTTTTGCTTGAAAATCAGCTTCCCTTCTTCATTCTTGAGCATCTTTTCAATTCATACAAAACAGATGTCCTTCTGCAAAATGATGGGACGACACTTACAATCAATAAGCTTACAGTAGACTTTTTCAAAAGCCGAATGGAGTCACCGGGAATAGAAGAAAGATGGGAAGAAATCTTGTATGGTGATTTCAAAATCGAACATTTTGTTGATCTCCTACGACACGTGCAATTTAAGCCTGATGATGATGAGATAGCAACTCGTAGAAATATGAAACTTCGAACACTAACCACCCCCAGCGCGACAGAGCTACACGAGGCTGGAGTGTTGTTTAAGGTACGGGAGAAGAGCAAAAATCTATTCGACATAAAATTCGAAAAAGGGAAACTAGAAATCCCAAGTTTTATTTTAAGCGATGAGAAAGAATACTCAATCAGAAATTCGCTTGCATTTGAGCAATGCCATTGTAGTGATGAGAACTACATAAATGACTATGTTATCCTTATAGGTCGCCTTGTTGAAACACGCAGGGATATAGACTTATTGGTGAAGCAGGGGATTATTGAGAATAGGATTAGCAACAGCCGAGATGGGTCACTTCTGTTGAACAAGCTTGCCGATGGGGCTATTTTGGACCAGGAAAAGTTCTATTTTGCTGCTCTTTTTGGGGAGTTGAACAAATACTACAACACCTCATGGCACAGGTGGAAGGCACACTTGAAACAAAGATATTTCAGAACACCATGGGCTGGGGTTTCGCTTTTAGCAGCTGTGTTTCTGCTTATTCTCACTATCGTACAAACGGTGTGTTCTTTGGCTGCGTTTTTCCCGACACTCGATCCTTCTTCTAATTAG